One genomic segment of Ignavibacteriota bacterium includes these proteins:
- a CDS encoding metallophosphoesterase, whose product MRSNPFLIFAIFGVILLLIDFYAYRGVKKLIIDLNKTTSRIIKILFWIVPVIIISGMGFFPILREEVNPARFLIYFHFISGTFILFYIPKLIFIIFNFVDDLIHGAIHIFSRKKKQNIESNNSVKISRSQFLTRVGIITAGIPFLSIIYGIGWGRFNLIVRNVKLNFTNLPKKFKGLKIIQISDFHIGSLLNNPEFVEEVVYKINSLNPDLILFTGDFVNNVAEEMDEFLSILKSLKSKFGKYSILGNHDYGEYVPWKSEEAKQANLEKLIQTQKNIGFDLLLNENRKIKIGEEEIELIGVENWGLPPFPQYGNLKKAMENVEQKSFKILMSHDPTHWDEQVLGFTNIDLTISGHTHGAQFGIEIPGWRWSPVNIRYKRWGGLYTENNQHLYVNTGVGFIGFPGRIGMPPEITVIELGTRIS is encoded by the coding sequence ATGAGAAGTAATCCGTTTTTAATTTTTGCAATATTCGGCGTAATTCTATTGTTAATAGATTTTTATGCTTACAGAGGTGTAAAAAAATTAATAATTGATTTGAACAAAACAACATCACGAATTATTAAAATTTTATTTTGGATAGTTCCGGTAATAATAATTTCCGGAATGGGATTTTTTCCCATTCTCCGCGAAGAAGTAAATCCGGCAAGGTTTTTAATCTACTTTCATTTTATTTCCGGAACCTTCATTTTATTTTATATTCCCAAATTAATTTTCATCATTTTTAATTTTGTTGATGATTTAATTCACGGCGCAATTCACATTTTTTCAAGAAAGAAAAAACAAAATATTGAATCTAATAATTCCGTAAAAATTTCCAGAAGTCAATTTTTAACTCGTGTTGGAATTATAACAGCCGGCATCCCTTTTTTATCAATTATATACGGAATCGGCTGGGGAAGATTTAACTTAATCGTTAGAAATGTTAAACTTAATTTTACCAATCTTCCTAAAAAATTTAAAGGATTAAAAATTATTCAAATCTCAGATTTTCACATCGGAAGTTTATTAAACAATCCGGAGTTTGTAGAAGAAGTAGTTTATAAAATTAATTCTCTTAATCCGGATTTAATATTATTTACCGGAGATTTTGTAAATAATGTTGCTGAAGAAATGGATGAGTTTTTATCAATTTTGAAAAGTTTAAAATCAAAGTTTGGCAAATATTCCATTTTAGGAAATCATGATTACGGAGAATATGTTCCGTGGAAATCCGAAGAAGCAAAGCAGGCAAATTTAGAAAAATTAATACAGACTCAAAAAAATATTGGATTCGATTTGCTGCTGAACGAAAATAGAAAAATTAAAATTGGTGAAGAAGAAATTGAGCTTATCGGAGTTGAGAATTGGGGACTTCCGCCGTTTCCTCAATACGGTAATTTGAAAAAAGCGATGGAGAATGTTGAACAAAAATCATTTAAAATTTTGATGTCTCACGATCCGACTCATTGGGATGAGCAAGTTTTAGGTTTTACAAATATTGATTTAACGATTTCGGGTCATACACACGGAGCGCAATTTGGAATTGAAATTCCGGGTTGGAGATGGAGCCCGGTGAATATTCGTTATAAAAGATGGGGCGGACTTTATACAGAGAATAATCAACATTTATATGTAAATACCGGAGTAGGATTTATAGGTTTTCCCGGAAGAATTGGAATGCCCCCGGAAATTACGGTAATTGAGTTGGGAACAAGAATATCTTAA
- the rsgA gene encoding ribosome small subunit-dependent GTPase A, whose product MSIHKLGLSKEQFNLFSGEKNNFQIARVISVQRESYIINNGEKDLFAKITGNLMFSANSAIDFPTTGDFVFYQSFDEDSTVLIHKILIRKTLLSRKNPGKKVDYQLIAANIDFAFIMQSLDNDFNTNRLDRYLAMVNEFNIEPIILLSKSDLLKEEEINNKLGILKNNYEKIPIYHFSNFENSFKEIVNILLPEKTYCLIGSSGVGKTTLLNNILGEEMFETREVRKGDNRGKHTTTARQLVLLKNGAMIIDTPGMRELGNISLSQGIEKTFDEISSLIEKCKFADCTHTIEKGCAILEALKNGQISEKRYNNFMKLKKESDYYERSYVENRKRDKEFGKMIKSVLKEKNKRK is encoded by the coding sequence ATGAGTATTCATAAACTTGGCTTATCCAAGGAACAATTTAATTTATTTAGCGGTGAGAAAAATAATTTTCAAATTGCGAGGGTTATTTCTGTTCAGCGCGAAAGTTATATTATCAACAATGGAGAAAAAGATTTATTTGCAAAAATTACCGGCAATTTAATGTTCTCTGCAAATTCTGCAATTGATTTTCCAACCACGGGCGATTTTGTTTTTTATCAATCGTTTGATGAAGATTCAACGGTCTTAATTCATAAAATATTAATTAGAAAAACTTTATTAAGCAGAAAAAATCCGGGAAAGAAAGTTGACTATCAACTAATTGCGGCAAATATTGATTTTGCTTTTATTATGCAATCTTTAGATAACGATTTTAATACAAACCGGCTGGACCGATATCTCGCAATGGTAAACGAGTTTAATATAGAACCAATAATACTTTTGAGCAAATCCGATTTATTGAAAGAAGAAGAAATAAATAATAAGTTGGGGATTCTAAAAAATAATTATGAAAAAATTCCAATTTATCATTTCAGTAATTTTGAAAATAGTTTTAAAGAAATTGTAAATATTTTATTACCGGAAAAAACATACTGTTTAATTGGTTCATCCGGCGTTGGAAAAACAACTTTGCTTAATAATATTTTAGGCGAAGAAATGTTTGAAACAAGAGAAGTTAGAAAAGGCGATAACAGGGGAAAACACACAACTACGGCAAGACAATTGGTGCTACTTAAAAATGGAGCAATGATTATTGATACGCCGGGAATGCGGGAATTAGGAAACATTTCTTTATCGCAGGGAATAGAAAAAACTTTTGATGAAATAAGCAGTCTAATTGAAAAATGTAAATTTGCAGATTGTACACACACAATTGAAAAGGGTTGTGCAATTTTAGAAGCTTTAAAGAATGGTCAAATTTCTGAAAAGCGGTATAATAATTTTATGAAGTTAAAAAAAGAATCCGATTATTATGAAAGATCGTATGTTGAAAATAGAAAACGCGATAAGGAATTCGGCAAAATGATAAAATCAGTTTTAAAAGAAAAAAATAAGAGAAAATAA
- a CDS encoding SdpI family protein, with product MLSSYITFFITGFLFIVLSIPLIFKKIKINNWYGIRLPQTMLNEKVWYEVNSKVGKYIFILGLIICLLSVLLYFYPFIDEVYTIFILLSALIMGSVILIILSIKYSNKYND from the coding sequence ATGCTTTCAAGTTATATTACATTTTTTATTACCGGATTTCTTTTTATTGTTTTATCAATTCCGCTAATATTTAAAAAAATTAAAATTAATAATTGGTATGGAATTCGATTGCCCCAAACAATGCTGAATGAAAAAGTTTGGTATGAAGTAAATTCTAAAGTCGGAAAATATATTTTTATTTTGGGATTAATTATTTGCTTGTTATCTGTATTACTTTATTTTTATCCATTTATTGATGAGGTTTACACAATTTTTATTTTACTTTCAGCCTTAATTATGGGTTCGGTAATTTTGATTATTTTATCGATAAAATATTCAAATAAGTATAATGATTGA
- a CDS encoding Gfo/Idh/MocA family oxidoreductase, with product MNKNFNWGIIGPGRIANNFAKAIKVIDNADVYAVASRNDERAKNFADNYGIKNIYKSYEELVNDPKIDAVYIATPHPFHFDQAQLALNAGKPVLCEKPLTVNFNKAKQLFDLAKEKNVFIMEALWTRFLPIYKVVRNWLDENLIGEIKLLTSTFGYAFERNLDDRFFNHQLAGGALIDLGIYSIAVSQWVLRKNPISFSASGYLGETNVDEMTAVNLNYGNGVISQFSCNLISQNENSFIIYGTKGHIKIHCMFWAATKATLFINESETIEERPFRATGFEYQIEEAMNCIKTGKLQSDEISYERTLANMKLMDDIRKSIGLKYSFE from the coding sequence ATGAATAAAAATTTTAATTGGGGAATTATTGGTCCCGGAAGAATTGCAAATAATTTTGCAAAAGCAATCAAAGTAATTGATAACGCAGATGTTTATGCGGTTGCAAGTAGAAATGACGAAAGAGCTAAAAACTTTGCAGATAATTATGGAATAAAAAATATTTACAAATCTTATGAAGAATTAGTAAACGATCCTAAAATTGATGCAGTTTATATTGCAACTCCACACCCGTTTCATTTTGATCAAGCCCAGCTTGCATTAAATGCTGGCAAACCAGTTTTGTGCGAAAAACCATTGACTGTAAATTTTAATAAAGCAAAGCAGCTATTTGATTTAGCTAAAGAGAAAAATGTATTTATAATGGAAGCATTGTGGACTCGTTTTCTTCCTATTTATAAAGTTGTAAGAAATTGGCTTGATGAAAATTTAATTGGTGAAATAAAATTATTAACTTCAACTTTTGGTTATGCCTTTGAAAGAAATTTGGATGATAGATTTTTCAATCACCAATTAGCTGGAGGAGCTTTAATAGATTTGGGAATTTACTCAATAGCAGTTTCACAATGGGTTTTAAGAAAAAATCCAATCTCGTTTTCTGCAAGCGGGTATTTGGGTGAAACCAATGTTGATGAAATGACTGCGGTTAATTTAAATTATGGCAATGGTGTAATTTCACAATTTAGCTGTAATTTAATTTCACAAAATGAAAATTCATTTATTATTTACGGAACAAAAGGACATATTAAAATTCATTGTATGTTTTGGGCTGCAACAAAAGCCACATTATTTATTAATGAAAGTGAAACTATTGAGGAAAGACCTTTTCGCGCAACCGGTTTTGAATATCAAATTGAAGAAGCTATGAATTGTATTAAAACTGGTAAATTACAAAGTGATGAAATATCTTACGAAAGAACTTTGGCAAATATGAAACTTATGGATGATATTCGGAAATCAATCGGATTGAAATATTCTTTTGAATAA
- a CDS encoding TonB-dependent receptor — translation MRYFIIIILSFLLFQINYAQSNNSTLSGFIYDANSGETLIGANVFIKELSAGTASNEYGFYSLSVPSSNYNVEFSFVGYEKQSLKIDLTNSVKLNINLSDKTLNLEEVVVTDVKADQNVKSTEMGTSEIVPKEIEKVPIIFGEKDILKTIQLLPGISSAGEGNSGFVVRGGSVDQNLIILDEAPVYNASHLMGFFSVFNSDAIKSAKIIKGISGPEYGGRLSSVLDISMKDGSNKQYSAYGGIGLISSRLTFEGPISANEGSFIFAGRRTYADLFFPLFGEDRLKNSILYFYDFNGKLNYRLGESDRIFFSGYNGRDIFSFNDEFGFDWGNTTATLRWNHIFSEKLFSNSTLIYSDYNYDINIEDTEQSTTISSGIRDINFEQDLQYYFNTDHTFKFGLNAVYHTFLPGEISVTGNTNFNSKKIDNHYAIEANSYLSHEWKINELLKVNYGFRFSSFNLIGSGEIYSFDNDGNLTDTKNYTSGELIKSYNFLEPRFSANYLLDETSSVKFGYAKNTQNIHLLSTASTSTPLDIWQPSTSLIKPEVSNLFSLGYFRNFNNNLFESSIEIYYKDMQNLIEYKNGADIFLNEYIESQLVFGSGWAYGLEFYFEKKVGKFTGWLSYTLSTTKRKFEEINNGNSFPARQDRTHDIALVGIYNLNDKWSFSANWIYYTGLAATFPSGKYQIDGETINLFTERNGYRMPDYHRLDLGATYYFNKSEDSEMSLSFSLYNVYARENAFRITFEEDENDPSKTQAIKLALFSIVPSITFNFRF, via the coding sequence TTGCGGTATTTCATAATAATTATATTGTCATTTTTACTATTTCAAATAAATTATGCACAAAGCAATAATTCAACTTTAAGTGGATTTATTTACGATGCAAATTCCGGCGAAACATTAATTGGTGCAAATGTTTTTATAAAAGAATTAAGCGCCGGCACTGCTTCTAACGAATATGGATTTTATTCCCTCTCCGTTCCATCTTCAAATTATAATGTGGAGTTTAGTTTTGTTGGATATGAAAAACAATCGCTTAAAATTGATTTAACAAACTCCGTTAAACTTAACATCAATCTTTCCGATAAGACTTTAAATTTGGAAGAAGTTGTTGTTACCGATGTAAAAGCTGATCAGAATGTCAAATCAACTGAAATGGGCACATCTGAAATTGTTCCAAAAGAAATTGAAAAAGTGCCTATAATATTCGGCGAAAAAGACATTTTAAAAACTATTCAATTACTTCCCGGAATTTCTTCTGCGGGTGAAGGTAACAGCGGTTTTGTTGTTCGCGGAGGTTCTGTAGATCAAAATTTAATTATTCTTGATGAAGCGCCGGTTTATAATGCATCGCATTTAATGGGATTTTTTTCCGTCTTTAATTCCGATGCAATTAAAAGTGCTAAAATTATTAAGGGAATAAGCGGACCGGAATACGGCGGAAGATTAAGCTCCGTGCTTGATATTTCAATGAAAGACGGAAGCAACAAACAATATTCGGCGTACGGCGGAATTGGATTAATTTCTTCCCGCTTAACTTTTGAGGGACCAATTTCTGCAAACGAAGGCTCCTTTATTTTTGCGGGAAGAAGAACTTATGCCGATTTGTTTTTCCCTCTTTTCGGCGAAGACAGATTAAAAAATTCCATATTATATTTTTATGATTTCAATGGAAAACTTAATTATAGATTGGGTGAATCAGATAGAATATTTTTTTCCGGATATAACGGCAGAGATATTTTTAGTTTTAATGATGAATTTGGATTTGATTGGGGAAACACAACCGCAACTTTAAGATGGAATCATATTTTTAGTGAAAAACTTTTCTCGAATTCAACATTAATTTACAGCGATTATAATTATGATATAAATATTGAAGATACGGAACAATCAACCACGATAAGCTCCGGAATACGAGATATTAATTTTGAGCAAGATTTACAATATTACTTCAATACTGATCATACTTTTAAATTTGGTTTAAATGCCGTTTATCATACATTTCTTCCCGGAGAAATTTCTGTAACCGGAAATACAAATTTTAATTCGAAAAAAATTGATAATCATTATGCAATTGAAGCTAATTCCTATTTGTCACACGAGTGGAAAATTAATGAATTGCTGAAAGTAAATTATGGATTTAGATTTTCTTCTTTCAATCTTATTGGAAGTGGAGAAATTTATTCTTTTGATAACGATGGAAATTTAACCGATACAAAAAATTATACAAGCGGTGAATTAATAAAATCATATAATTTTCTTGAGCCAAGATTTTCCGCAAATTATTTATTAGATGAAACAAGTTCGGTAAAATTTGGTTATGCAAAAAACACTCAGAACATTCACCTATTATCTACAGCCTCAACTTCAACCCCTTTAGATATCTGGCAGCCAAGCACTTCTTTAATTAAACCGGAAGTTTCAAATTTATTTTCTTTGGGTTATTTCAGAAATTTCAATAATAATCTTTTTGAATCATCCATTGAAATTTATTATAAAGATATGCAGAATTTAATTGAATATAAAAACGGCGCCGATATTTTTCTTAATGAATATATTGAATCGCAGCTTGTGTTTGGAAGCGGCTGGGCTTATGGTTTAGAATTTTATTTTGAAAAGAAAGTCGGAAAATTTACCGGCTGGCTCAGTTATACTTTATCAACAACTAAAAGAAAATTTGAAGAAATTAATAACGGAAATAGCTTTCCGGCAAGACAAGATAGAACTCACGATATTGCTTTAGTAGGAATTTATAACTTAAATGATAAATGGTCATTTTCCGCAAATTGGATTTATTACACGGGACTTGCGGCTACTTTTCCAAGCGGTAAATATCAAATTGATGGAGAGACTATAAATCTTTTTACTGAGCGAAATGGTTATAGAATGCCCGATTATCACCGTTTGGATTTGGGAGCGACATACTATTTTAATAAATCGGAAGACAGCGAAATGAGTTTATCTTTTTCGCTTTACAATGTTTATGCAAGAGAAAATGCTTTTAGAATAACTTTTGAAGAAGATGAAAATGATCCGAGTAAAACACAAGCAATAAAATTAGCATTGTTTTCAATTGTTCCATCAATAACATTTAATTTTAGATTTTAA
- a CDS encoding DUF4249 domain-containing protein, with translation MKINYLKISEILNKYNSESALTEDSHLNFKSRYFASLNMTKSGFAKMLIIFLFMILFISCEEVIELDLNSADPAIVIEANLTNSLDKNFVYITESTDFYNPGNYKLISGAEITITENNSANYILNEISPGKYFNQNLLAAPENQYRIDVNYNNKNFTAISSSPNPITIDSISYVLESRPFNKDKKFLELHVHFQDNPNQNDFARFIVYKNNEKLNGIFLYDDRLTNGNYIDFFFFNFDDEEFIADDLITVELQTIDEKTHTYFKTLRNARANARSGPFGSSAPANPETNWNNNALGYFSAFIVSEKSIVLN, from the coding sequence ATGAAAATAAATTATTTGAAAATTTCAGAAATATTAAATAAATATAATTCTGAATCCGCATTAACTGAAGATTCTCATTTGAATTTTAAATCGAGATATTTCGCTTCGCTCAATATGACAAAATCTGGTTTTGCAAAAATGTTAATAATATTTTTATTCATGATTCTTTTTATTAGCTGCGAAGAAGTTATTGAACTTGATCTGAATTCTGCTGATCCCGCAATTGTAATTGAAGCAAATCTTACAAATTCATTGGATAAAAATTTTGTGTATATAACCGAATCAACAGATTTTTACAATCCGGGAAATTATAAATTAATTTCCGGTGCAGAAATAACAATTACAGAAAATAATTCCGCAAATTATATTTTGAATGAAATTTCCCCCGGAAAATATTTTAATCAAAATCTTTTGGCAGCGCCGGAAAACCAATACAGAATTGACGTAAATTACAACAATAAAAATTTTACCGCAATTTCCTCATCGCCAAATCCAATAACTATTGATAGTATTTCTTATGTTTTAGAATCCCGCCCTTTCAATAAAGATAAAAAATTTCTTGAACTTCATGTTCATTTTCAAGACAATCCAAATCAAAATGATTTTGCAAGATTTATTGTTTATAAGAATAATGAAAAACTTAATGGGATTTTCCTTTATGATGATAGATTAACAAACGGAAATTATATTGATTTTTTCTTTTTCAATTTTGATGATGAAGAATTTATTGCAGATGATTTAATTACCGTAGAATTACAAACAATTGATGAAAAAACTCATACTTATTTTAAAACATTACGCAATGCCCGTGCAAATGCACGAAGCGGACCTTTTGGATCTTCGGCTCCCGCAAATCCGGAAACAAATTGGAACAATAATGCGCTCGGGTATTTTAGCGCATTTATAGTTTCAGAAAAATCAATTGTGCTGAATTAA
- a CDS encoding TetR/AcrR family transcriptional regulator, translating into MDNKIIQEERMKGYFIQATKKILKGEGLKAVNVRNIAREAGYSSATLYNYFNDIKDLIFECVKDFQSECEEIVKFETQNSERGLYRIKKVTISYLKFFVQYPGIFELFFLEKANDLGQKKQTINLIYNFHDKLCENEWKHCIENNICTKEIADLKMETLKNLSVGILLFYLNRFNPANYNDFVELTERQLDSILN; encoded by the coding sequence ATGGATAATAAAATAATTCAAGAAGAAAGAATGAAAGGATATTTCATTCAAGCGACAAAAAAAATTCTTAAGGGCGAAGGATTAAAAGCCGTTAATGTAAGAAATATTGCAAGAGAAGCTGGTTATTCTTCAGCTACACTTTATAATTATTTTAACGATATAAAAGATCTTATTTTTGAATGTGTCAAGGATTTTCAATCGGAATGTGAAGAAATTGTGAAATTTGAAACTCAAAATAGCGAAAGGGGTTTATATCGAATTAAAAAGGTTACAATATCTTATTTGAAATTTTTCGTTCAATACCCGGGAATTTTTGAATTATTCTTTCTGGAAAAAGCAAATGATCTTGGTCAAAAAAAGCAGACAATAAATTTGATTTATAATTTTCACGATAAACTCTGTGAAAACGAATGGAAACATTGCATTGAAAACAATATTTGTACAAAGGAAATTGCAGATTTAAAAATGGAAACCTTGAAGAATTTATCGGTCGGAATTTTACTTTTTTATCTCAATAGATTTAATCCGGCAAATTATAATGATTTTGTCGAATTAACAGAAAGACAACTTGATAGTATTTTAAATTGA
- a CDS encoding agmatine deiminase family protein: protein MSENLRYPAEWEEHKSTIICWPHQKEDWPGKFMPIHWVYTEIVKYLSRGEIVRIIVQSKNHQEKVKNYLTRAEIFSENIDFIIAKTDRGWMRDSSPSFVKVGNKTKAVEFTFNGWAKYSNHKLDRKIPHILAKHINLEIESAIHKNKNVVLEGGVIDINGNGTLLTTEECLLDEKVQTRNPGFTKNDYDEIFQKYLGIENVIWLKNGIAGDDTHGHVDDLCRFVNSNTLLICSEENSSDKNYKNLKENLEILEDVKLENGSKPNVVKLPMPSPIIFEGMRLPASYANFFISNYAVLVPTFNDPNDRIALNIIKELFPDREVIGIHSVDLVWGLGTIHCLSHEEPL from the coding sequence ATGAGTGAAAATTTAAGATATCCCGCCGAATGGGAAGAACACAAATCAACAATAATTTGCTGGCCTCACCAAAAAGAAGATTGGCCCGGAAAGTTTATGCCTATTCATTGGGTTTACACGGAAATTGTAAAATATTTATCACGCGGAGAAATTGTTAGAATAATTGTTCAATCAAAAAATCATCAAGAAAAAGTTAAAAATTATTTAACACGTGCAGAAATTTTTTCTGAAAATATTGATTTTATAATAGCCAAAACAGATCGCGGATGGATGCGTGATTCTTCGCCTTCATTTGTAAAAGTTGGAAATAAAACAAAAGCAGTTGAGTTTACTTTCAATGGTTGGGCGAAATATTCAAATCATAAATTGGATAGAAAAATTCCTCATATTTTAGCTAAACACATAAATCTTGAAATTGAATCTGCAATTCATAAAAATAAAAATGTTGTTTTGGAAGGCGGCGTAATTGATATAAATGGAAATGGAACTTTATTAACAACAGAAGAATGTCTGCTTGATGAAAAAGTGCAAACTCGTAATCCCGGTTTTACCAAAAATGATTATGATGAAATTTTCCAAAAATATTTGGGAATTGAAAATGTAATTTGGTTGAAAAATGGAATTGCAGGAGATGATACACACGGACACGTTGATGATTTGTGCAGATTTGTAAATTCCAACACTTTATTAATTTGCAGTGAAGAAAATTCATCCGATAAAAATTACAAAAATCTAAAAGAAAATTTAGAAATTCTTGAAGATGTAAAATTAGAAAACGGTTCTAAACCCAATGTGGTTAAGCTTCCAATGCCATCTCCAATTATTTTTGAAGGAATGCGACTTCCAGCAAGTTACGCAAATTTTTTTATTTCTAATTACGCAGTATTGGTTCCTACTTTTAACGATCCGAATGATAGAATTGCATTAAATATAATTAAAGAACTTTTTCCGGATAGAGAAGTGATCGGAATTCATTCCGTTGATTTAGTTTGGGGATTGGGAACAATCCACTGTTTAAGTCACGAAGAACCACTCTGA
- a CDS encoding carbon-nitrogen hydrolase — protein MSKTKNNKYTIGLLQLAFSSDLKDNTKKTLSWVDKAAKKGAQVICLPELYRSQYFCQKEDSSLFNLAETIDGPSVSAFQKSAKKNKVSIIVPIFEKRAPGIYHNSNVIIDADGSVLGVYRKMHIPDDPAFYEKYYFTPGDLGFKTFQTKFGKIGTLICWDQWFPEGARLTALKGAEVLFYPTAIGWHPSEKERYGKAQQDSWITIQRSHAIANGVYVASANRIGFEKTVKEQDGIIFWGSSFICDPQGVFIAKASEDKEEILLAEIDLNHIETIRRNWPFLRDRRIDAYDGITKRFLDEN, from the coding sequence ATGAGTAAAACAAAAAATAATAAATATACTATTGGACTTTTACAGCTTGCGTTTTCATCTGATTTGAAAGATAATACAAAGAAAACTTTATCTTGGGTTGATAAAGCTGCAAAAAAAGGCGCACAAGTTATTTGTCTGCCGGAACTTTACCGTTCGCAATATTTTTGTCAGAAGGAAGATTCATCACTTTTTAATTTAGCAGAAACAATTGATGGTCCTTCAGTTTCGGCTTTTCAGAAATCCGCAAAAAAAAATAAAGTTTCGATAATTGTACCAATTTTTGAAAAACGCGCACCGGGAATTTATCACAACAGTAATGTAATTATTGATGCAGATGGTTCAGTTTTAGGAGTTTACAGAAAAATGCATATTCCGGATGATCCGGCATTTTATGAAAAATATTATTTCACTCCCGGCGATTTAGGATTTAAAACTTTCCAAACTAAATTCGGAAAAATTGGAACATTAATTTGTTGGGATCAATGGTTTCCGGAAGGCGCAAGATTAACAGCTTTAAAAGGGGCAGAAGTTTTATTTTATCCCACCGCTATTGGCTGGCATCCATCTGAAAAAGAAAGATACGGAAAAGCTCAACAAGATTCGTGGATTACAATTCAACGTTCTCATGCAATAGCAAATGGAGTTTACGTTGCTTCTGCAAATAGAATTGGTTTTGAAAAAACCGTAAAAGAGCAAGACGGAATTATATTTTGGGGTTCGTCATTTATTTGTGATCCTCAAGGAGTTTTTATAGCCAAAGCTTCTGAGGATAAAGAAGAAATTTTATTGGCAGAAATAGATTTAAATCATATTGAAACTATAAGACGGAATTGGCCGTTCTTACGCGATAGAAGAATTGATGCTTATGACGGAATAACTAAAAGATTTTTGGATGAAAATTAA
- a CDS encoding GlsB/YeaQ/YmgE family stress response membrane protein: MGILSWIVFGLIAGAVAKLIMPGKDPGGMIITILIGVAGAFVGGFIGSFLGLGDISGFDFRSFAMAIAGSIILLFIYRKFKSK, encoded by the coding sequence ATGGGAATTTTATCATGGATAGTTTTTGGATTGATAGCCGGAGCAGTTGCTAAATTAATTATGCCTGGTAAAGATCCCGGCGGTATGATAATTACAATTTTAATTGGAGTTGCCGGAGCTTTCGTCGGCGGTTTTATTGGATCTTTTTTAGGATTGGGAGATATTTCCGGATTTGATTTCAGAAGTTTCGCAATGGCAATTGCCGGTTCAATTATTTTACTTTTCATTTATCGAAAATTTAAATCAAAATAA